A stretch of the Candidatus Jettenia sp. AMX2 genome encodes the following:
- a CDS encoding sodium-dependent transporter: MLEREHWGTRLGLILAVAGNAVGLGNFLRFPVQAAKHGGGAFMISYFVSFLLLGIPLMWVEWSMGRYGGARGHGASPGVFHLLWKARISKYLGIIGIVCPLTIVVYYLYITSWTVGYSLFSLSQRLPHVENMKDLEGTLKPFTLFHSQYIGTGEFFLVPSFLAYAVFVFTLLASVLTLARGISKGIELLAKIAMPLLFLFAVLLVIRVFTLDNPLHPDNNPLKGLAFLWEPDFSKLLDLNVWLAAAGQMFFTLSLGMGAILTYASYLRENDDIALSGLTTASTNEFAEVVLGGSIAIPAAVVFFGVTHVERIANEGAFHLAFVSMPAVFSFIPLGYIFGFLWFGLLFFAGITSVVALSQPAIAFLEDEFQIERKHAAWGVGGFLFVSSHIPVFIKGTLDELDFWSGTFFITLFATMEIILFFWIFGSRNAWEEMNRGAEIRIPRIFFYVCKYITPNILIIIFAGWMIQYGGYELITTSPDKWIARGYLIVSFLIAGFLVHFAWKKRETTP, encoded by the coding sequence ATGTTGGAACGGGAACATTGGGGAACAAGGCTGGGATTGATTCTTGCAGTTGCGGGAAATGCTGTTGGACTTGGTAATTTTTTAAGATTTCCCGTACAGGCAGCCAAACATGGCGGTGGCGCTTTTATGATTTCCTATTTTGTTTCGTTTCTGCTGCTTGGTATTCCACTTATGTGGGTGGAATGGTCTATGGGACGATATGGTGGTGCCCGTGGACATGGAGCAAGTCCGGGTGTTTTTCATCTTCTTTGGAAAGCCAGGATATCCAAATACCTTGGAATTATTGGCATCGTTTGCCCTCTTACTATTGTCGTTTATTACCTGTACATAACTTCATGGACAGTTGGGTACAGCCTTTTTTCCTTATCGCAGAGATTGCCTCATGTTGAGAATATGAAAGACCTTGAAGGGACATTAAAACCCTTCACTCTTTTCCATTCCCAATATATAGGAACCGGGGAATTCTTTCTTGTTCCATCCTTTCTTGCCTATGCGGTATTTGTTTTTACCCTGCTTGCCAGTGTTCTTACGCTTGCACGGGGGATTTCAAAGGGGATAGAACTTCTGGCAAAGATCGCAATGCCATTGTTGTTTCTTTTTGCAGTCCTTCTGGTAATAAGGGTATTTACCCTGGATAATCCTTTACATCCTGATAACAATCCCTTAAAAGGACTCGCCTTTCTCTGGGAACCGGATTTTTCGAAACTTCTTGATTTAAACGTCTGGCTTGCAGCAGCAGGACAGATGTTTTTTACCTTGAGTTTGGGAATGGGAGCAATACTTACCTATGCCAGTTATCTTCGCGAAAATGACGATATTGCGCTTTCCGGACTTACTACCGCTTCTACAAACGAATTTGCCGAGGTGGTGCTTGGCGGGTCAATTGCTATTCCTGCAGCCGTTGTATTTTTTGGCGTTACCCATGTTGAAAGAATAGCAAATGAAGGCGCATTTCATCTTGCTTTCGTCTCGATGCCGGCTGTTTTTTCTTTTATCCCCCTGGGGTATATTTTTGGTTTTCTTTGGTTTGGCCTCCTCTTTTTCGCAGGGATCACCTCTGTCGTTGCCCTAAGTCAGCCAGCTATTGCCTTTCTTGAGGATGAGTTTCAGATAGAAAGAAAGCATGCCGCATGGGGTGTTGGAGGCTTTCTTTTTGTTTCTTCTCATATTCCGGTTTTTATTAAAGGAACCCTTGATGAACTCGACTTCTGGTCTGGCACTTTCTTTATTACCCTGTTTGCAACAATGGAAATTATCCTGTTTTTCTGGATATTTGGTTCCCGGAATGCATGGGAGGAAATGAACAGGGGGGCGGAGATTCGCATACCAAGGATTTTCTTCTATGTCTGTAAATATATTACCCCCAATATTCTTATTATTATTTTTGCTGGATGGATGATTCAGTACGGAGGGTACGAACTGATAACAACTTCTCCTGATAAGTGGATTGCGCGCGGGTATTTAATCGTATCTTTTCTTATTGCCGGTTTCCTTGTCCATTTTGCGTGGAAGAAGAGGGAGACAACCCCATGA
- a CDS encoding sigma-54 dependent transcriptional regulator produces MLKEKILVIDDDINILEVIQMRLRSLGYEVTIARNGNEAKAALSAAAFNLIILDLRLAEEDGIELMEEITGCYPVLPIIILTAHGSIESAVEAMRKGAYSYLTKPFNSEELSVLIKNALEKQRLTREIEHLKSKLSDQQNFRNIITQNKKMLEILEKILKISTTDCTVSIYGESGTGKEMIARAIHYNSNRVNGPFVATNCGAIPEGLMENELFGHVRGAYTDAYESRDGLFTRAERGTIFLDEISNTPSALQIKLLRVLQEREIKPVGSSKNVKINVRVITASNIDLQRAVEEGIFREDLFYRIHVVPIYIPPLRERKDDIPLLATYFMTEFCNALKKDILEFTPAALQRMTLYDWPGNVRELRNKVEHAVIMCNRNKIDPEDLFIKINVLKNTFNSFKDAKERFEHEYVDNLLKISEGNVTKASNMAKRNRAEIYKLIKKYNINLEDYKNGSFSIKNGNFTRG; encoded by the coding sequence ATGCTAAAGGAAAAAATATTAGTTATTGACGATGATATAAATATACTGGAAGTTATCCAGATGCGTTTAAGATCATTAGGTTATGAGGTTACAATAGCAAGGAACGGTAATGAGGCGAAGGCAGCGCTATCTGCGGCTGCTTTCAACCTTATTATCCTTGATTTACGTTTAGCAGAAGAAGATGGTATTGAATTAATGGAAGAAATCACAGGCTGCTATCCTGTTCTTCCAATTATTATCCTTACTGCACATGGAAGCATCGAAAGTGCAGTTGAAGCCATGAGGAAAGGTGCATACAGCTATCTGACCAAACCTTTTAATAGTGAAGAACTTTCTGTTCTCATTAAGAATGCCCTTGAAAAACAAAGACTTACCCGGGAGATCGAACATCTTAAAAGCAAGCTTAGCGATCAACAAAATTTCAGAAATATCATAACCCAAAATAAAAAAATGCTGGAAATCCTGGAAAAGATCTTAAAAATATCCACGACTGATTGTACCGTTTCCATTTATGGAGAAAGTGGCACTGGTAAAGAAATGATTGCAAGGGCCATTCATTACAATAGCAACCGGGTAAACGGCCCTTTTGTTGCAACTAATTGTGGTGCCATACCGGAAGGACTGATGGAGAATGAACTCTTCGGACATGTACGCGGCGCATATACCGATGCTTATGAATCGAGGGACGGCCTTTTCACACGTGCCGAGAGAGGAACCATCTTTCTGGATGAAATCAGCAATACACCTTCGGCATTACAAATCAAACTTTTAAGGGTCTTGCAGGAGAGAGAAATTAAGCCAGTGGGAAGTTCAAAGAATGTCAAGATTAATGTCAGGGTTATTACCGCGTCAAATATCGATCTGCAAAGGGCCGTAGAGGAAGGAATTTTTCGTGAAGACTTATTTTATCGTATTCATGTTGTGCCCATTTACATTCCCCCCTTGCGGGAAAGAAAAGACGATATTCCTTTATTAGCCACGTATTTTATGACAGAATTTTGCAACGCACTCAAAAAGGATATTCTTGAATTTACTCCTGCCGCTCTCCAGAGAATGACCCTTTACGACTGGCCGGGAAATGTACGCGAGTTGAGGAATAAAGTCGAACATGCCGTTATCATGTGTAACAGAAATAAGATAGATCCGGAAGACCTGTTTATCAAGATAAATGTATTAAAAAATACCTTTAATTCATTCAAAGATGCCAAAGAAAGATTTGAACATGAGTATGTGGATAATCTCCTTAAGATAAGCGAAGGGAATGTCACGAAGGCTTCAAATATGGCAAAACGTAACAGGGCTGAAATTTATAAACTAATTAAAAAATACAATATAAACCTTGAAGACTACAAAAACGGCTCTTTTTCAATAAAGAATGGAAATTTCACGCGTGGTTAA
- a CDS encoding HAMP domain-containing sensor histidine kinase → MIKHDIPSIDNGKKLLDSFLEQVRNERKYKITTDTAFLDLFNRKKDEFTDRLKSLEGSATKEEKMLINEIQESYNKYITMVSKEFILVGKDDILPPNTRYESERNTILELITNSVNAIIMSQQTALTKKIELLQKTVLKAIKISFSLLFFAMVFGMIFSYFFTLSICSPIQTLKDATLRISQGDLDCRIPVTSIDEIGALGTAFNQMCDKLKELDLMKSEFISSISHNLKTPLTAIHEANELMLDKIAGNLSEPQIKLLNIIKESTHRLTLMINDILDISRVEAGLMRYNFQYSNIHTIIRKSIGSLSFLAERKNISFQHRDGTSLPEILLDQDKITQVMDNIFSNAIKFTPSGGTITIKGKEVKARGMNFMNGETSRMNNILTFVQVSISDTGIGIPVEYHKIIFDKFQQANNIGKGSGGGTGLGLYIAKQIILDHGGNIWIENNSGENGTTFHIALPLVYHYT, encoded by the coding sequence GTGATAAAACACGACATCCCTTCTATTGATAACGGGAAAAAGTTATTAGACAGTTTTCTTGAACAGGTTCGAAATGAGAGAAAATATAAGATTACCACCGATACTGCCTTTTTAGACCTTTTTAACAGGAAAAAGGATGAATTTACCGATAGATTAAAATCTTTGGAAGGGTCTGCGACAAAAGAAGAAAAGATGTTAATAAACGAAATACAAGAATCATACAATAAATATATTACCATGGTTTCTAAAGAATTCATTCTCGTGGGTAAAGACGATATTCTCCCACCTAATACACGCTATGAAAGTGAAAGAAATACAATACTTGAGCTGATTACCAACTCGGTTAATGCAATAATCATGTCCCAACAAACTGCATTAACCAAAAAGATTGAGCTACTGCAAAAAACGGTCCTCAAAGCCATTAAAATATCCTTTTCGTTACTCTTCTTTGCCATGGTATTCGGAATGATATTTTCTTATTTTTTTACCCTAAGTATATGTTCACCAATACAAACATTAAAAGACGCAACGCTGCGTATTTCACAGGGGGATTTGGATTGCCGGATACCTGTTACTTCCATAGATGAAATTGGCGCTTTAGGTACGGCCTTTAACCAAATGTGTGATAAACTGAAAGAACTTGATCTTATGAAATCAGAATTCATATCCAGTATATCACACAACCTGAAAACTCCTTTAACTGCCATCCATGAAGCTAACGAACTTATGCTGGATAAAATTGCAGGCAACTTATCTGAGCCACAAATTAAACTCCTTAATATTATTAAGGAAAGCACACACCGGCTTACTTTGATGATTAACGACATACTGGATATTTCACGTGTAGAGGCAGGATTGATGAGATATAATTTTCAGTATTCAAATATTCATACGATCATTCGCAAGAGTATCGGTTCGTTGAGTTTTCTTGCGGAACGCAAAAATATTTCTTTTCAGCACAGAGATGGAACTTCTCTGCCTGAGATCTTGTTGGATCAGGATAAAATCACCCAGGTAATGGATAATATCTTTAGTAATGCCATCAAATTTACCCCCTCTGGCGGAACTATTACGATAAAAGGAAAAGAAGTAAAAGCCCGTGGCATGAATTTCATGAACGGTGAAACAAGCCGGATGAATAATATACTTACTTTTGTTCAGGTCAGTATATCAGACACAGGAATTGGGATACCGGTGGAATATCATAAAATAATTTTTGATAAGTTTCAACAGGCCAATAACATCGGAAAGGGTTCGGGTGGGGGTACAGGATTAGGGCTTTACATTGCTAAACAGATTATCCTTGATCATGGAGGCAACATATGGATAGAAAACAATTCAGGTGAGAATGGAACTACATTCCATATTGCTCTTCCGTTAGTGTATCATTATACTTAA
- a CDS encoding NUDIX hydrolase: MNKNEKPEIWQKHRSERGPDFNILQVRFDWLRHPKSKKELKRLVLETNNWVNIVATTTENKIVVVKQFRFGIEKITTETPGGMVDFGEDSRSAAIRELREETGYTSSFWHYLGSVEPNPAIFNNICHIWHAKNAIQTEEMHPEEDEDIVVATLTFDEIRHEIQSGSLRHSLALLALTKVFDLWNGTG; encoded by the coding sequence ATGAATAAGAATGAGAAACCCGAAATCTGGCAGAAACATCGTAGTGAAAGAGGTCCTGATTTCAATATTCTGCAGGTGCGTTTTGATTGGCTGAGGCATCCAAAAAGTAAAAAAGAACTGAAAAGGTTAGTTTTAGAAACCAATAACTGGGTTAATATTGTTGCTACAACGACTGAGAATAAAATTGTAGTGGTAAAACAATTCAGGTTCGGTATAGAAAAGATTACCACAGAAACACCCGGTGGCATGGTTGATTTTGGAGAAGATTCCCGGTCTGCTGCAATACGGGAGTTAAGAGAAGAAACAGGATATACCAGTTCTTTCTGGCATTATCTGGGGTCTGTTGAGCCAAACCCTGCAATATTTAATAATATCTGTCACATCTGGCATGCAAAAAATGCCATACAGACAGAGGAAATGCATCCTGAAGAGGATGAAGATATTGTTGTAGCAACATTAACCTTTGATGAAATACGGCATGAAATCCAGTCAGGCAGTCTCAGACATTCATTGGCCCTGCTTGCATTAACAAAGGTTTTTGATTTATGGAACGGAACAGGTTAA
- a CDS encoding DUF2141 domain-containing protein: MVKYVFILSFLFFMLTAIDFVSSNHAFAGDVIVTVDRFTEPHNEAPVRFSICNNEECHNKRDKGYQEVDAELIESTENFRKYRIRNLEPGEYSLSAYHDLNNSGKLERSGFLGIPQEPVGFTRLDVGVIRRHPRWDDVKFNVDEGETSVTVHLVNRFGL, encoded by the coding sequence TTGGTAAAATATGTATTTATTTTGTCATTTTTGTTTTTTATGCTGACTGCAATTGACTTCGTTTCTTCGAATCATGCTTTTGCCGGAGATGTAATTGTTACCGTAGACAGGTTTACAGAACCTCATAATGAAGCCCCTGTGCGCTTTTCAATCTGTAATAATGAGGAATGTCACAATAAAAGAGACAAGGGATATCAAGAGGTTGATGCTGAGCTTATCGAATCTACGGAAAATTTCAGGAAATACAGGATTAGGAATTTAGAGCCCGGAGAATATTCCCTTTCTGCCTATCACGATCTCAATAACAGCGGCAAATTGGAACGCAGCGGTTTTTTGGGAATACCTCAGGAACCTGTTGGCTTCACAAGACTTGATGTTGGAGTAATAAGGCGTCATCCCAGATGGGATGATGTTAAATTTAATGTTGATGAAGGTGAAACTTCAGTAACAGTTCATCTCGTTAACAGATTTGGATTATAA
- a CDS encoding YHS domain-containing protein — MVAVLNTVLVCIFAIGLSSTYAGVVLGSNRNSDGQVIQTKTEVKKETIKDPVCGMVVRDQKKELSEEYKGKVYYFCAEYCKEVFKKDPASYTTPESKPQGHVH; from the coding sequence ATGGTTGCTGTTTTAAATACTGTTTTAGTATGTATCTTTGCTATCGGTTTGAGTAGCACCTATGCCGGTGTGGTTCTGGGGAGCAACCGAAATTCTGATGGGCAGGTAATTCAGACAAAAACAGAAGTTAAAAAAGAGACTATTAAAGATCCTGTATGTGGCATGGTGGTTCGCGACCAGAAAAAGGAGCTTTCAGAAGAGTATAAAGGGAAGGTTTACTATTTCTGTGCTGAATATTGTAAAGAAGTCTTTAAAAAAGACCCTGCATCTTATACAACTCCGGAATCTAAACCACAAGGACATGTGCATTAA
- a CDS encoding nitroreductase family protein has product MIDLLRERRSVRVYEKREIEPEKLEILKEALVRSPSSRNINPWEFIMVDNKGLLKQLSEAKEYGSEFLKDAALGIVICGNEKKSDVWIEDCSIASILVQMVAQSIGMGSCWIQIRNRMHDATMTSEEYIRKILGIPENIRVESIISIGYPGENKSGIPKEKLLFGKIKMNSYSML; this is encoded by the coding sequence GTGATAGATTTGCTGCGGGAAAGAAGAAGTGTACGGGTATATGAAAAAAGGGAAATCGAGCCGGAAAAACTTGAGATTTTAAAGGAAGCACTCGTAAGATCTCCCTCCTCACGAAATATTAATCCCTGGGAATTTATCATGGTTGATAATAAGGGGTTATTGAAACAGTTATCAGAGGCAAAAGAATATGGATCTGAATTCCTGAAAGATGCTGCTTTGGGAATAGTTATTTGCGGCAACGAAAAGAAATCTGATGTGTGGATTGAGGACTGCTCGATAGCGTCTATACTCGTCCAAATGGTTGCTCAGTCAATTGGTATGGGAAGTTGCTGGATACAGATACGAAACAGAATGCATGATGCCACAATGACTTCAGAAGAATATATCAGAAAAATTCTCGGTATTCCTGAAAATATTAGAGTAGAATCAATTATTAGCATCGGATATCCGGGAGAAAATAAATCAGGCATTCCAAAGGAAAAATTATTGTTTGGTAAAATTAAAATGAACAGTTATTCAATGCTGTAA
- a CDS encoding pyridoxal-phosphate dependent enzyme encodes MWNDTEGRIDIFVGGVGTGGTITGVGEVIKERKPSLKIVAVEPFDSPVLSGGKPGPHKIQGIGAGFVPDILNKSVIDEIITVKNEDAFTLSRQLALKEGIF; translated from the coding sequence GTGTGGAATGACACAGAGGGAAGAATTGATATCTTTGTAGGAGGGGTTGGGACAGGAGGAACAATCACTGGTGTTGGAGAGGTCATTAAAGAAAGAAAGCCTTCATTGAAGATTGTTGCCGTAGAGCCTTTTGATTCCCCTGTACTTTCAGGCGGGAAACCCGGTCCTCACAAGATTCAGGGTATTGGTGCCGGTTTTGTCCCTGATATCCTCAATAAGAGCGTAATTGACGAAATAATTACGGTTAAAAATGAGGATGCATTTACCCTCTCCCGCCAATTGGCGCTGAAGGAAGGAATTTTTTAG
- a CDS encoding DUF5698 domain-containing protein: MTSYIDFGLDYGTLLKGLFVFLARAGDVTLGTLRTISIVHGRTKAAFFLGFVEISIWLIVIATVLNEVLNKPILGIFYALGFSLGNVSGILVEKKLAFGHIALRVICQSEGKIMAEKIRETGYGVTTFIGEGKSGPVTMLYVICRRKDLQNILLTVKNIVPEAFYIIEQAGKVSKLQYPFMQPPTGWRAIMKKK, translated from the coding sequence ATGACGAGCTATATAGATTTTGGGCTTGATTACGGAACGCTACTGAAAGGTTTGTTTGTCTTCCTGGCCAGGGCCGGGGATGTTACCCTCGGAACGTTAAGGACTATAAGTATTGTTCACGGAAGAACCAAGGCTGCTTTTTTCCTGGGATTCGTAGAAATCAGTATATGGCTTATTGTAATCGCCACAGTATTAAACGAGGTTCTTAACAAACCAATCCTTGGCATCTTTTATGCGCTCGGTTTTTCTTTAGGAAACGTTTCAGGCATTTTGGTTGAAAAAAAATTAGCTTTCGGCCATATAGCCTTGCGGGTTATATGTCAGAGTGAAGGAAAGATAATGGCTGAAAAGATAAGGGAAACAGGGTATGGAGTAACAACTTTTATAGGAGAAGGAAAATCGGGACCTGTAACCATGTTATACGTTATCTGCCGGAGAAAGGATTTACAAAATATTCTCCTAACGGTTAAAAATATTGTTCCTGAGGCTTTCTATATTATAGAGCAGGCTGGGAAAGTAAGCAAACTGCAGTATCCTTTCATGCAGCCACCTACCGGATGGAGGGCCATCATGAAAAAAAAATGA
- a CDS encoding EAL domain-containing protein, producing MVLSDVTIFDTVSVLIVVLDTAGNIVYFNRTGERVTGYSLMEVKGKCFWELFLVPEEIDTFKAVFENLQKEQLQGEKVSTWLTKNGDRRLIEWSNTTLFKNASVEYIIITGTDITVRRKEEERLLRLSHALEQSPSSIVITDTRGHIEYVNAKFTRLTGYSPEEVIGKNPRILKSGDTLPEEYTRLWEMITSGKEWRGEFHNIKKNGESYWESVSISPVRNEEGVITHFIAIKEDITEHKKFESQLEFLASHDPLTNLFNRRRFLEELEGWFAYAERYNSSGALLFLDIDHFKPINDMLGHNEGDRLIVAFAELVQKRIRESDVLARMGGDEFALLLPNINVEGALSVAEQIRKSVQQDIAAFDKQFKGITISIGMALFPHHGKTAKALLTGADLAMYHAKETGRNRVCVYEPDYRAKAELRLSWEERIRTALKRDRLALYFQPVLDLKNNSLAGCEALLRMKGGDGEIILPRDFLKIAEQSRLIHDIDRWVICRAIQVIAWQGFAEKNWKLEVNLSGKVFHDTEILSFIKQELNHYAIAHGTLLFEISEMAIIPNLAKAQHYIDTLKALGCLFALDNFGSGFSLFYYLKQLPVDYIKINGGMIYNLPNDPGDQYIVKAIVDMAHGLGKKVIAGFVNDEETMQMLKNYGVDYVQGYYIGMPAETMECGIYIPDSCLPWKE from the coding sequence ATGGTTCTAAGTGACGTAACCATCTTTGACACCGTTAGTGTGCTGATAGTGGTGCTTGACACGGCAGGAAACATCGTCTATTTTAACCGAACCGGTGAGCGTGTAACAGGTTATTCATTGATGGAAGTAAAAGGGAAATGTTTCTGGGAATTGTTTCTTGTTCCGGAAGAAATTGATACATTTAAGGCGGTTTTTGAAAATCTCCAAAAGGAGCAACTACAGGGAGAAAAGGTATCCACGTGGTTGACAAAGAACGGCGATCGCAGGCTGATAGAATGGTCAAATACCACCCTCTTCAAAAATGCATCGGTTGAGTATATCATTATAACGGGTACCGATATTACCGTGAGAAGGAAGGAAGAGGAAAGACTTCTAAGACTATCCCATGCGTTGGAGCAGAGTCCCAGTTCAATTGTCATAACCGATACCAGGGGCCATATTGAATACGTCAATGCTAAATTTACTCGGCTAACGGGATACAGCCCGGAAGAAGTTATTGGAAAAAATCCCCGGATTCTTAAATCAGGTGATACCTTGCCTGAAGAATATACCCGGTTATGGGAGATGATTACCTCCGGAAAGGAATGGCGGGGGGAGTTTCATAATATTAAAAAAAATGGCGAATCATATTGGGAATCGGTATCTATTTCCCCGGTAAGAAACGAAGAGGGGGTAATAACCCATTTTATAGCGATTAAGGAAGATATTACAGAACACAAGAAGTTTGAATCCCAGCTTGAGTTTCTGGCCTCCCACGATCCGCTTACGAATCTGTTTAACCGGAGACGTTTCCTGGAGGAACTTGAAGGATGGTTTGCATATGCGGAGCGGTACAACAGCAGCGGGGCACTGTTGTTTTTAGATATAGACCATTTTAAGCCCATCAATGATATGCTGGGTCACAATGAAGGTGACAGGTTGATTGTTGCTTTTGCGGAACTCGTTCAGAAACGAATCAGGGAGAGTGATGTCCTGGCAAGGATGGGGGGTGATGAATTTGCTCTTCTCCTGCCGAATATCAACGTTGAGGGAGCCTTGTCCGTTGCAGAGCAGATCAGAAAATCCGTGCAGCAGGATATTGCGGCATTCGATAAGCAATTTAAGGGTATTACAATCAGTATTGGCATGGCATTGTTTCCTCATCACGGGAAGACAGCAAAAGCACTTTTAACGGGTGCGGATCTTGCCATGTACCATGCAAAGGAGACCGGCAGAAACAGGGTCTGTGTGTATGAGCCTGATTATAGGGCAAAGGCAGAGCTGCGGTTAAGCTGGGAAGAGCGTATCCGTACGGCCCTGAAGCGGGACCGGCTGGCATTGTACTTTCAGCCCGTTCTTGATCTGAAAAACAACTCCCTTGCCGGATGCGAGGCGTTACTGAGGATGAAAGGCGGGGATGGCGAAATAATCTTACCGAGGGATTTCCTGAAGATTGCAGAGCAGTCGAGATTGATCCACGACATCGACCGGTGGGTAATCTGCAGGGCGATCCAAGTAATTGCCTGGCAGGGATTTGCTGAGAAAAACTGGAAACTTGAAGTCAATCTTTCCGGCAAGGTGTTTCACGATACGGAAATACTGTCGTTCATAAAACAGGAATTAAACCATTATGCCATTGCTCACGGGACATTACTCTTTGAAATTTCAGAGATGGCCATCATTCCAAATCTGGCAAAAGCGCAGCATTATATTGACACCCTGAAGGCTTTAGGCTGCCTTTTTGCTCTTGACAATTTTGGCAGCGGTTTTTCATTGTTTTATTATCTGAAGCAATTACCGGTTGATTACATTAAGATAAATGGTGGTATGATTTATAATCTTCCGAATGACCCTGGGGATCAGTATATCGTTAAAGCGATAGTTGATATGGCGCATGGGCTGGGGAAAAAGGTGATTGCAGGGTTTGTAAATGACGAGGAGACAATGCAGATGCTGAAGAATTATGGTGTTGATTATGTGCAGGGATATTATATTGGTATGCCCGCTGAAACAATGGAATGCGGAATATATATTCCAGATTCCTGTTTACCCTGGAAGGAATAG
- a CDS encoding radical SAM protein, producing MPWVLSSPGNLWVAWGLYRKVWKKYKLNTRLQSYRDYPIPHSFVLSLTSDCNLACDHCYARVYSEPKVLSAEVLESVLRQADSLGCFFFVLTGGEPMLYPDLLDILSRHDKNLFILITNGTMISDNVAKRLSYLPHIIPIISLEGGREDTDKRRGSGIYHKIINAFNNLQKNKVLYGFSITVTSENAEQLQKEGIFQEKYPFGARLGCFIEYIPTGKMPDLKLCLSSTQRYSFRQWFLKLKEKSNIYLIHFPGDEELTDNCREAGKGFIHINPEGYIESCALLPSSKYNAAETSLEVCLRSSYLDSWRCSHTYEALENHPCMHH from the coding sequence TTGCCATGGGTATTATCTTCACCCGGAAACCTTTGGGTAGCATGGGGTCTTTATAGAAAAGTGTGGAAAAAATATAAACTCAATACTCGTTTACAAAGTTACCGTGATTATCCAATTCCACATTCCTTTGTTTTGAGCCTTACCTCGGATTGCAATCTTGCATGTGATCATTGTTATGCACGGGTCTATAGTGAACCGAAGGTTCTATCCGCAGAAGTGCTGGAAAGCGTCCTACGGCAAGCTGACTCATTGGGCTGTTTCTTTTTTGTCCTTACCGGTGGCGAGCCAATGCTTTATCCGGATTTATTAGATATTTTGAGCCGCCATGATAAGAATCTTTTCATCCTAATAACCAATGGCACGATGATTTCTGATAATGTTGCAAAAAGGTTGTCTTATTTACCCCATATTATTCCGATAATCAGTCTGGAAGGAGGCAGAGAGGATACCGATAAGAGACGGGGTTCAGGTATATATCATAAAATAATAAACGCCTTCAATAACCTCCAAAAGAATAAGGTTCTCTATGGATTTTCTATTACGGTTACCTCGGAAAATGCCGAACAGCTTCAGAAAGAAGGGATATTTCAGGAGAAGTATCCCTTCGGTGCCCGGCTGGGCTGTTTTATAGAGTACATCCCAACAGGAAAAATGCCTGATTTGAAATTGTGCCTCTCATCTACCCAAAGATATTCATTCAGACAATGGTTTTTAAAGCTGAAAGAGAAATCCAATATATATCTGATCCATTTCCCAGGTGACGAGGAGCTTACAGATAATTGCAGGGAGGCGGGAAAGGGATTCATTCATATTAACCCGGAAGGGTATATAGAATCGTGTGCCTTATTGCCTTCCAGTAAATATAATGCAGCGGAAACATCCCTTGAGGTATGTTTAAGAAGTTCATACTTAGATAGCTGGCGATGTTCCCATACCTATGAAGCGCTTGAGAATCATCCCTGTATGCACCACTGA